Proteins from a single region of Streptomyces vinaceus:
- a CDS encoding acyl-CoA dehydrogenase family protein: protein MHLEYTPEQQQLRTELRAYFAELVPQDVYARYEDPAAQKRFYRETIRKLGSDGWLGVGWPKEYGGRGMSPMDQFIFFDEAAQAVVPLPLMALNTVGPTLMQFGTDEQKAYFLPRILAGEIDFAIGYSEPDAGTDLAALKCKAVREGDEESGTYVVNGQKIWTTNGDTADWVWLAVRTDPDAPAHKGITMLLVPTADPGYSCTLINTLASHDTTASYYEDIRVPASRRVGQENKGWRLITNQLNHERVTLAAHGTMAIRALHDVQRWAAATKLADGRRVIDLNWVRGRLARTHARLDAMKLLNWQMVGAVKDGTLTPQDASAVKVYGSEARRDAYAWLMEIVGAAGSLKDGSAGAVLHGELERGYRSAVIFTFGGGNNEIQREIISWIGLGMPRVRR from the coding sequence GTGCACCTCGAATACACGCCTGAGCAGCAGCAGTTGCGCACCGAGCTGCGCGCCTACTTCGCCGAGCTGGTGCCGCAGGACGTCTACGCCCGCTACGAGGACCCCGCCGCCCAGAAGCGCTTCTACCGGGAGACCATCCGCAAGCTGGGCTCGGACGGCTGGCTCGGGGTCGGCTGGCCCAAGGAGTACGGCGGCCGGGGCATGTCGCCCATGGACCAGTTCATCTTCTTCGACGAGGCCGCGCAGGCCGTCGTACCGCTGCCGCTGATGGCGCTCAACACCGTCGGGCCGACCCTCATGCAGTTCGGCACGGACGAGCAGAAGGCGTACTTCCTCCCGCGCATCCTCGCGGGCGAGATCGACTTCGCCATCGGCTACAGCGAGCCGGACGCCGGTACCGACCTGGCCGCCCTCAAGTGCAAGGCCGTCCGCGAGGGCGACGAGGAGAGCGGCACGTACGTGGTCAACGGCCAGAAGATCTGGACCACGAACGGGGACACCGCCGACTGGGTCTGGCTCGCCGTCCGCACCGACCCGGACGCCCCCGCGCACAAGGGCATCACCATGCTCCTCGTGCCGACCGCCGACCCCGGTTACTCCTGCACCCTCATCAACACCCTCGCCTCGCACGACACCACCGCCAGCTACTACGAGGACATCCGCGTCCCGGCGAGCCGCCGCGTCGGCCAGGAGAACAAGGGCTGGCGCCTGATCACCAACCAGCTCAACCATGAGCGCGTCACCCTCGCCGCCCACGGCACCATGGCCATCCGGGCCCTGCACGACGTCCAGCGCTGGGCCGCCGCGACCAAGCTGGCCGACGGCCGCCGCGTCATCGACCTGAACTGGGTCCGCGGCCGCCTGGCCCGCACCCATGCCCGCCTCGACGCGATGAAGCTGCTCAACTGGCAGATGGTGGGTGCCGTCAAGGACGGCACGCTCACCCCCCAGGACGCCTCCGCCGTCAAGGTCTACGGCTCGGAGGCCCGCCGCGACGCGTACGCCTGGCTGATGGAGATCGTCGGCGCGGCCGGCTCCCTCAAGGACGGCTCGGCGGGCGCGGTCCTGCACGGAGAACTCGAACGCGGCTACCGCAGCGCGGTCATCTTCACCTTCGGCGGCGGCAACAACGAGATCCAGCGCGAGATCATCTCCTGGATCGGCCTGGGCATGCCCCGCGTCCGCCGCTGA
- a CDS encoding agmatine deiminase family protein → MNDHAAPQGPSGRPPRRALDRRGFLTAAGLTAAGAALAAVGGEAFAAARPLARPASAGGFAVPLDTVRHTRTWMAWPDSSAIWGRQLAGVQANIALIAKTIAKYEPVAMCANSASVSKAKSACGSAVTVIGSIPVDDCWMRDSGPVFRTNGAGGLDTVGLNFNGWGNQQTHAKDALVASRIAAYTGVPFSTAAFVGEGGAVETDGAGTLMATRSSIINPDRNPGLTQSQIEAAMCAAFGASKVIWFKGVLGRDITDDHVDATSRFLAPGQGLVQMPLAGDTDPWSNDARQQYQILSTSTGAQGNPVSVTKLQGPDYGLIRSTNPDFVAAYANYYVCNGAVIAPQFGDSRADAAAGSTLQRLFPGRTVEQLDIDSLGAGGGGIHCVTQQQPVP, encoded by the coding sequence ATGAACGATCACGCTGCACCCCAGGGCCCGTCCGGCAGACCGCCACGACGGGCCCTGGACCGGCGGGGCTTCCTGACGGCGGCAGGTCTCACGGCCGCCGGCGCCGCACTGGCGGCGGTGGGCGGCGAGGCCTTCGCGGCCGCCCGCCCCTTGGCGCGGCCCGCGTCCGCCGGCGGCTTCGCCGTCCCGCTCGACACCGTCCGGCACACCCGTACCTGGATGGCCTGGCCGGACAGCTCGGCCATCTGGGGGCGCCAACTGGCGGGCGTCCAGGCCAACATCGCGCTCATCGCGAAGACCATCGCCAAGTACGAGCCGGTCGCCATGTGCGCCAACTCCGCGAGCGTCTCGAAGGCGAAGAGCGCCTGCGGCTCGGCCGTCACCGTGATCGGGTCGATCCCCGTCGACGACTGCTGGATGCGCGACAGCGGCCCGGTGTTCCGTACGAACGGCGCGGGCGGACTCGACACGGTCGGCCTCAACTTCAACGGCTGGGGCAATCAGCAGACCCACGCCAAGGACGCCCTGGTCGCCTCGCGGATCGCCGCCTACACCGGAGTCCCGTTCTCCACCGCCGCCTTCGTGGGCGAGGGCGGCGCGGTGGAGACGGACGGCGCCGGCACCCTCATGGCCACCCGCAGCAGCATCATCAACCCGGACCGCAACCCCGGCCTGACGCAGTCACAGATCGAGGCGGCCATGTGCGCCGCCTTCGGCGCGTCCAAGGTGATCTGGTTCAAGGGGGTGCTCGGCCGGGACATCACCGACGACCACGTCGACGCCACGTCCCGCTTCCTGGCCCCGGGCCAGGGGCTGGTCCAGATGCCGCTCGCGGGCGACACCGACCCCTGGTCGAACGACGCGCGACAGCAGTACCAGATCCTGTCCACCTCCACCGGGGCCCAGGGCAATCCCGTCTCGGTCACCAAGCTCCAGGGCCCCGACTACGGGCTGATCCGTTCCACGAACCCCGACTTCGTCGCCGCGTACGCCAACTACTACGTGTGCAACGGCGCGGTCATCGCCCCGCAGTTCGGCGACTCCCGCGCCGACGCCGCGGCCGGGTCCACCCTCCAGCGCCTCTTCCCGGGCCGCACGGTCGAACAGCTCGACATCGACAGCCTCGGCGCGGGCGGCGGCGGGATCCACTGCGTCACCCAGCAGCAGCCCGTCCCGTAA
- a CDS encoding TetR/AcrR family transcriptional regulator produces MAAELAVPAEDGRPPAPSRTARTARTSAKGEQTRARLIAAARTLLAGEGFARFSTRNVAALCGISHGMCHYHFQDRSALIVAVVEDIGPEWIGPMEAAVDRPGSFTERAERVIALLTQPEGPDLSRLHSALHWFALNDERVRAAVEGEYRRWRECFVRLFQVLADEQAGAFDPVPPATALAAAADGLAALQSLDSRVDPEATVRILVTGLAEAAVRRP; encoded by the coding sequence GTGGCAGCAGAACTGGCAGTACCAGCCGAGGACGGGCGGCCGCCGGCTCCGTCCCGTACCGCCCGGACCGCCCGTACGTCGGCGAAGGGCGAGCAGACCCGCGCGCGGCTGATCGCCGCCGCCCGCACCCTGCTCGCCGGGGAGGGCTTCGCCCGCTTCAGCACCCGCAACGTGGCCGCGCTCTGCGGGATCTCGCACGGGATGTGCCACTACCACTTCCAGGACCGATCCGCCCTGATCGTCGCCGTCGTCGAGGACATCGGCCCCGAGTGGATCGGCCCGATGGAAGCCGCGGTCGACCGCCCCGGCTCCTTCACCGAGCGCGCCGAGCGCGTGATCGCACTGCTCACGCAGCCCGAGGGCCCGGACCTCTCACGCCTGCACTCCGCCCTCCACTGGTTCGCGCTGAACGACGAACGGGTCCGGGCAGCGGTCGAAGGGGAGTACCGCCGCTGGCGGGAGTGTTTCGTACGGCTGTTCCAGGTGCTGGCCGACGAGCAGGCCGGCGCCTTCGACCCCGTTCCGCCCGCCACGGCGCTGGCCGCCGCCGCCGACGGGCTCGCCGCCCTCCAGTCCCTGGACTCCCGGGTCGACCCCGAGGCGACCGTACGCATCCTCGTCACGGGCCTCGCCGAGGCTGCCGTACGCCGCCCCTGA
- a CDS encoding ABC transporter ATP-binding protein, which translates to MRKTVLEAVGLRRAYGPVQAVDDVSFRLAEGGSLGIVGESGSGKTTTARIVVGLEHADGGRVLVHGRDRGDRAGPRGKAGRLARARQVQMVFQDPFLSLDPRTTVGGALRETLRLHFPDADHGRRIAELLDQVGLGAREADALPRQLSGGQRQRVAIARALAVEPAVLVLDEAVAALDVSVQAQILNLLAGIREQTGIGYLFITHDLGVVRCVTDDVVVMRRGRIVEAGPTAQVLAAPEHPYTRLLLESVPRPGWDPRGIAAARRAL; encoded by the coding sequence ATGAGGAAGACCGTGCTGGAGGCCGTCGGCCTGCGGCGGGCCTACGGCCCCGTACAGGCGGTGGACGACGTCTCGTTCCGGCTGGCCGAAGGCGGTTCGCTCGGCATCGTCGGCGAATCGGGCTCGGGAAAGACGACCACCGCCCGCATCGTGGTGGGCCTGGAGCACGCGGACGGCGGCCGGGTCCTCGTGCACGGCCGGGACCGGGGCGACCGCGCGGGCCCGCGCGGCAAGGCCGGGCGCCTCGCGCGGGCCCGCCAGGTGCAGATGGTCTTCCAGGACCCGTTCCTGTCCCTGGACCCGCGCACGACCGTGGGCGGGGCGCTGCGCGAGACCCTGCGGCTGCACTTCCCCGACGCCGATCACGGCCGGCGCATCGCCGAGTTGCTCGACCAGGTGGGTCTGGGGGCCCGGGAGGCGGACGCACTGCCCCGGCAGCTGTCGGGCGGGCAGCGCCAGCGCGTCGCGATCGCCCGGGCGCTGGCGGTGGAGCCCGCCGTTCTGGTGCTCGACGAGGCGGTGGCCGCCCTGGACGTGTCGGTACAGGCGCAGATCCTGAACCTGCTCGCCGGCATCCGCGAACAGACCGGGATCGGCTATCTGTTCATCACCCATGACCTCGGCGTCGTGCGCTGCGTGACCGACGACGTCGTGGTCATGCGACGCGGCCGGATCGTCGAGGCCGGCCCGACCGCTCAGGTCCTGGCCGCGCCGGAACATCCGTACACCCGGCTGCTGCTGGAGTCCGTCCCCCGGCCGGGCTGGGATCCGCGGGGCATCGCGGCGGCCCGCCGGGCCCTCTGA
- a CDS encoding ABC transporter ATP-binding protein codes for MNLSDAPDTPATLDIRGLRLRLPESARPVLDGVDLTVEARETVALVGESGSGKTLTSRSVLGLLPAGAEAEGTVRVVGDDVLAMSPARLRILRTSTAAMIFQDPRAAINPLRRVGDFLTESLRLNARMKKGAAEARAVRMLEAVGLSAAALRKYPGQLSGGMLQRVMIAAALMGDPALILADEPTTALDVTTQAEVVALLGELRESFGTGLLFVTHDLGLAAAISDRVYVMYAGRIAETGPAGELFARPRHPYTAALLDSTPRLDAPRGRLAAIEGRPPSLREEVAGCPFAARCAYATDLCGREAPALLPPAGGLPGHLASCHHTDRLGGAPGEHGRSPAPKEGHR; via the coding sequence TTGAACCTTTCCGATGCCCCGGACACGCCGGCCACCCTCGACATCCGGGGGCTGCGGCTGCGGCTCCCGGAGAGCGCCAGGCCCGTCCTCGACGGTGTCGACCTCACCGTCGAGGCGCGGGAGACCGTGGCCCTGGTCGGCGAATCCGGCTCCGGCAAGACCCTCACCTCCCGCAGCGTGCTCGGGCTGCTGCCGGCGGGTGCCGAAGCGGAGGGGACGGTGCGGGTGGTGGGCGACGACGTCCTCGCCATGAGCCCCGCCCGGCTGCGGATCCTGCGTACGAGCACGGCGGCCATGATCTTCCAGGACCCCCGGGCCGCCATCAACCCCCTGCGCCGCGTCGGGGACTTCCTCACCGAGAGCCTGCGTCTGAACGCCCGGATGAAGAAGGGGGCCGCGGAGGCCCGGGCGGTCCGGATGCTGGAGGCGGTCGGCCTCTCGGCGGCCGCACTGCGGAAGTACCCGGGGCAGCTCTCCGGGGGCATGCTCCAACGGGTCATGATCGCGGCGGCGCTGATGGGCGATCCGGCGCTGATCCTGGCCGACGAGCCCACCACGGCGCTCGACGTCACGACGCAGGCCGAGGTGGTGGCGCTCCTCGGCGAGCTGCGCGAGAGCTTCGGCACCGGCCTGCTCTTCGTCACCCACGACCTCGGGCTCGCCGCGGCCATCAGCGACCGGGTGTACGTCATGTACGCGGGCCGGATCGCCGAAACGGGCCCCGCCGGGGAGCTGTTCGCGCGCCCGCGCCACCCGTACACGGCGGCGCTGCTCGACTCGACCCCGCGCCTGGACGCGCCGCGGGGGCGGCTCGCCGCGATCGAGGGGCGTCCGCCGAGCCTGCGCGAGGAGGTGGCGGGGTGCCCGTTCGCGGCGCGGTGCGCGTACGCCACCGATCTGTGCGGCCGCGAGGCACCGGCCCTGCTGCCGCCGGCGGGGGGCCTGCCGGGCCATCTCGCGTCGTGCCACCACACCGACCGGCTCGGCGGTGCGCCGGGTGAGCACGGCCGGTCCCCCGCCCCGAAGGAGGGCCACCGATGA
- a CDS encoding ABC transporter permease — MSAATALLRRPGLARIRGAGAPLSALCLGFVAVVVLVALLAPFIAPYDPNAVDLGNALAGPSADHLLGVDASGRDTLSRLVLGARTSLLGPLGVVVFSTLAGVAVGTAAAWRGGWLDSVLSRSTELVFAFPGMLLAILIVSVYGEGLMAPVIALAIAYLPYVSRLTRSLVLAERERPYVEAYRVQGHSGLQICLRHVVPAVAPVVLAQSTVNFGYALIDLAGLSFLGLGVPALTPDWGRMVFDGKTAIQSGYPLSAIVPCAAVILTVVAFNVVGERQADKVARRDR; from the coding sequence ATGAGCGCCGCCACCGCCCTGCTGCGCCGGCCCGGCCTCGCCCGGATCCGCGGCGCCGGCGCACCCCTGTCCGCCCTCTGCCTGGGCTTCGTCGCCGTGGTCGTCCTCGTCGCCCTGCTCGCCCCCTTCATCGCCCCGTACGATCCGAACGCCGTCGACCTGGGCAACGCCCTGGCCGGGCCGTCCGCCGACCACCTCCTCGGGGTCGACGCCTCCGGGCGCGACACCCTCTCCCGGCTGGTCCTGGGTGCCCGCACCTCGCTCCTGGGCCCGCTCGGCGTGGTCGTCTTCTCCACCCTGGCCGGGGTGGCCGTCGGGACGGCCGCCGCCTGGCGGGGCGGCTGGCTTGACTCCGTCCTGTCCCGCAGTACCGAGCTCGTCTTCGCCTTCCCCGGCATGCTGCTGGCGATCCTGATCGTCTCGGTCTACGGGGAGGGGCTGATGGCGCCGGTGATCGCGCTGGCGATCGCGTACCTCCCGTACGTCAGCCGGCTCACCCGCTCCCTCGTCCTCGCCGAGCGCGAGCGCCCGTACGTGGAGGCCTACCGGGTGCAGGGGCACTCGGGGCTCCAGATCTGCCTGCGCCACGTCGTGCCCGCGGTGGCCCCGGTCGTCCTCGCCCAGTCCACGGTCAACTTCGGCTACGCCCTGATCGACCTGGCCGGCCTGTCCTTCCTCGGCTTGGGCGTACCCGCCCTGACGCCCGACTGGGGCCGCATGGTCTTCGACGGCAAGACCGCCATCCAGTCCGGCTACCCGCTCTCGGCGATCGTGCCGTGCGCGGCCGTCATCCTGACCGTGGTCGCCTTCAACGTGGTCGGCGAGCGCCAGGCCGACAAGGTCGCCAGGAGGGACCGTTGA
- a CDS encoding ABC transporter permease gives MSFLRFALRRLAEMAATLFGASFVIFGAMYLAPGNPASFLLAGRSASPEALRAINAQYHLDEPFAVQYRRWLGQVVHGDFGRSITYRTDVSRLLADRLPSTLLLISMALVLVLAAGLLLGWIGAVRGGAADSTILVTTTFAIGTPSFVAAVLLQGLFAVKLHWFPTGGTGEGLGQMLWHLTLPAVALALYLIGMLARVTRAAMLEVLGQEHVTVARSRGVAEHLVVRRHVFRNSLGTVLTTGGLIVSTLLVTTVLVESAFSVGGIGQLLELSTTTKDFPTVQAISLIMVALFMTVNLCVDLLHPLVDPRVALGPRKQAA, from the coding sequence ATGAGCTTCCTGAGATTCGCCCTGCGGCGGCTGGCCGAGATGGCGGCCACCCTGTTCGGCGCCTCGTTCGTCATCTTCGGCGCCATGTACCTGGCGCCCGGCAATCCGGCGAGCTTCCTGCTCGCCGGACGGTCGGCCTCCCCGGAGGCGCTGCGGGCGATCAACGCCCAGTACCACCTGGACGAGCCGTTCGCGGTGCAGTACCGGCGCTGGCTCGGCCAAGTGGTCCACGGCGACTTCGGCCGCTCGATCACGTACCGCACCGACGTGTCCCGGCTGCTGGCGGACCGGCTGCCCAGCACCCTGCTGCTCATCTCCATGGCGCTCGTCCTGGTCCTGGCGGCGGGCCTGCTGCTGGGCTGGATCGGCGCGGTCCGCGGCGGCGCCGCCGACTCCACCATCCTGGTCACGACCACCTTCGCGATCGGCACCCCGTCCTTCGTGGCCGCGGTCCTGCTCCAGGGCCTGTTCGCGGTGAAACTGCACTGGTTCCCCACCGGGGGCACCGGCGAGGGCCTCGGACAGATGCTGTGGCACCTGACGCTGCCCGCCGTCGCACTGGCGCTCTACCTGATCGGAATGCTCGCCCGCGTCACCCGGGCCGCGATGCTCGAAGTCCTGGGGCAGGAGCACGTCACCGTGGCTCGCAGTCGCGGGGTCGCCGAACACCTGGTGGTCCGGCGGCACGTGTTCCGCAACTCCCTGGGCACCGTGCTCACCACGGGCGGGCTCATCGTGTCCACGCTGCTGGTCACCACCGTCCTGGTCGAGTCCGCGTTCAGCGTCGGCGGCATCGGCCAGCTGCTCGAACTGTCCACCACCACCAAGGACTTCCCCACGGTGCAGGCCATCTCCCTCATCATGGTCGCCCTGTTCATGACCGTGAACCTCTGCGTCGACCTCCTCCATCCGCTGGTCGACCCCCGGGTCGCCCTCGGCCCGCGGAAGCAGGCCGCATGA
- a CDS encoding ABC transporter substrate-binding protein: protein MPRSLTRPAARTAVASRTAAALTALAAVSLAAACSGPPKGGPAPGSAAFQLSAGTPAAAGELDSFTWALYAEPPTLDYVSAFDYPQNTIVSNVCESLMRWTPQLTMAPGLAEKATNPDPNTWVYDLRAGVKFHDGGVMTADDVVFSLGRQADPEGGSAWNSDFANVEAITKTGPLQVTVKLKQPDAQFPQYMATAAGVVASKAGVEKAGKDYGTSGSLDCTGPFKLGTWNKGQSIELQRFDGYWGTRAKSAKAVFTFLTDPSARTNAMLSGEADGGYLIPTESYDRLSRSGAGTLYFGEGLSTVNVNVTSMKGALGDVRVRRALSMALDRRGFVKAGLAGAGTATNSLTTRAVWAAAPEDVRKAAFDALPSPEQDIEQAKALIKEAGATGKTVTIATSAIGQDVSLLATAVQAAGSRIGLDVRLKTIAPNAFTALFTDPQAREGLDMFPETYYDSITDPMDLLSNFQTGAFQNYAGYSDAAYDELATKARAEYDPARRMAAAAQLQKKAADEVLWIPVAEWPTAVFLNKRITGAPTTISYLYSPWAADVGAAAR, encoded by the coding sequence ATGCCGAGATCCCTGACCCGGCCCGCCGCCCGAACCGCGGTCGCCTCCCGCACGGCCGCCGCCCTCACCGCCCTCGCCGCCGTCTCCCTGGCCGCCGCCTGTTCCGGCCCGCCCAAAGGCGGACCGGCCCCCGGGAGCGCCGCGTTCCAACTCTCCGCGGGCACCCCGGCCGCCGCCGGCGAACTGGACTCCTTCACCTGGGCGCTGTACGCCGAACCGCCCACGCTCGACTACGTCTCCGCCTTCGACTACCCGCAGAACACCATCGTCTCCAACGTCTGCGAGTCCCTGATGCGGTGGACCCCGCAGCTCACCATGGCTCCGGGCCTGGCCGAGAAGGCCACCAACCCCGATCCGAACACCTGGGTCTACGACCTGCGCGCGGGCGTGAAGTTCCACGACGGCGGTGTGATGACCGCCGACGACGTGGTCTTCAGCCTCGGCCGGCAGGCCGACCCGGAGGGCGGTTCGGCCTGGAACAGCGACTTCGCCAACGTCGAAGCGATCACCAAGACGGGTCCGCTCCAGGTCACGGTCAAGCTGAAGCAGCCCGATGCGCAGTTCCCCCAGTACATGGCGACCGCCGCCGGGGTCGTGGCCTCGAAGGCCGGGGTCGAGAAGGCGGGCAAGGACTACGGCACTTCGGGCAGCCTCGACTGCACCGGCCCCTTCAAGCTGGGCACGTGGAACAAGGGCCAGTCGATCGAGCTCCAGCGCTTCGACGGTTACTGGGGCACCCGGGCGAAGTCGGCGAAGGCGGTCTTCACCTTCCTGACCGACCCCTCCGCCCGTACCAACGCCATGCTGAGCGGCGAGGCCGACGGCGGGTACCTGATCCCCACGGAGAGCTACGACCGGCTGAGCAGGAGCGGCGCGGGCACCCTCTACTTCGGCGAGGGACTCAGCACGGTCAACGTCAACGTCACCAGCATGAAGGGGGCGCTCGGCGACGTACGGGTGCGCCGGGCCCTGTCCATGGCGCTGGACCGCCGCGGGTTCGTCAAGGCGGGCCTGGCCGGCGCGGGCACCGCCACCAACTCCCTCACCACCAGGGCCGTCTGGGCCGCGGCCCCGGAGGACGTCCGCAAGGCCGCCTTCGACGCGCTGCCGTCACCCGAGCAGGACATCGAGCAGGCCAAGGCGCTGATCAAGGAGGCGGGCGCCACCGGCAAGACGGTGACCATCGCCACCAGCGCGATCGGCCAGGACGTATCGCTGCTGGCCACCGCGGTCCAGGCGGCGGGGAGCAGGATCGGGCTGGACGTCCGGCTGAAGACCATCGCCCCCAACGCCTTCACCGCGCTGTTCACCGACCCCCAGGCGCGCGAGGGCCTGGACATGTTCCCCGAGACGTACTACGACTCCATCACCGACCCGATGGACCTGCTGAGCAACTTCCAGACCGGGGCGTTCCAGAACTACGCCGGGTACAGCGATGCGGCGTACGACGAGCTCGCCACCAAGGCCCGGGCGGAGTACGACCCGGCCCGCCGGATGGCGGCGGCGGCCCAGCTGCAGAAGAAGGCCGCCGACGAGGTCCTGTGGATCCCCGTGGCCGAATGGCCCACGGCGGTCTTCCTGAACAAGAGGATCACCGGGGCGCCCACCACCATCTCGTACCTGTACTCCCCGTGGGCGGCCGACGTCGGGGCGGCCGCGCGATGA
- a CDS encoding agmatine deiminase family protein, with the protein MTDFRMPAEWTEHEGCLMAWPTRQELWGEVFDEVKAEYAQVADAIAQFEPVTMVALPGSGPEAQERCGEGVTVVELPLDDSWFRDSGPIFVLGPDGRRAGVDFRFNAWGGKHHPYDTDDKIAGALLEHLDVERIASPMILEGGAITVDGEGTLITTEQCLLHPNRNPGMSKEEIEAELIARLGVTKVIWLPYGGLLDTETDGHVDGVCAFVAPGKVVVQLPSDPLHPDHERMRVNRAVLEEATDAAGRRLEIVDLPQSAFVEVAGRETEVGYLNFYIANGGVVVPVAGVPEDEGALAVIASALPGRKVVGVRTRVIAYGGGGVHCITQQVPSPVPVAASR; encoded by the coding sequence ATGACGGATTTCCGGATGCCGGCCGAGTGGACCGAGCACGAGGGCTGCCTGATGGCCTGGCCGACCCGGCAGGAGCTGTGGGGCGAGGTCTTCGACGAGGTGAAGGCGGAGTACGCACAGGTCGCGGACGCCATCGCGCAGTTCGAACCGGTGACCATGGTGGCGCTGCCCGGCTCGGGACCCGAGGCCCAGGAGCGGTGCGGGGAGGGCGTCACGGTCGTGGAACTGCCCCTCGACGACTCCTGGTTCCGGGACTCCGGGCCCATCTTCGTGCTCGGGCCCGACGGACGCCGGGCGGGCGTGGACTTCCGCTTCAACGCCTGGGGCGGCAAGCACCACCCGTACGACACCGACGACAAGATAGCGGGCGCCCTGCTGGAGCACCTGGACGTGGAGCGCATCGCCTCCCCGATGATCCTCGAAGGCGGGGCGATCACCGTCGACGGCGAGGGCACCCTGATCACCACCGAGCAGTGCCTGCTGCACCCCAACCGCAACCCGGGGATGAGCAAGGAGGAGATCGAGGCCGAGCTGATCGCCCGCCTCGGCGTCACGAAGGTGATCTGGCTGCCGTACGGGGGTCTGCTGGACACCGAGACCGACGGGCACGTGGACGGGGTCTGCGCGTTCGTCGCCCCCGGCAAGGTGGTCGTCCAGTTGCCGAGCGACCCGCTCCATCCCGACCACGAGCGGATGCGGGTCAACCGCGCCGTCCTGGAGGAGGCCACCGACGCCGCCGGGCGCCGCCTGGAGATCGTCGACCTGCCGCAGAGCGCCTTCGTCGAGGTGGCCGGCCGCGAGACCGAGGTGGGCTACCTGAACTTCTACATCGCCAACGGCGGGGTCGTCGTCCCCGTCGCGGGGGTCCCGGAGGACGAGGGTGCGCTCGCCGTCATCGCCTCCGCGCTGCCCGGCCGCAAGGTCGTCGGCGTCCGCACCCGCGTGATCGCTTACGGGGGCGGCGGCGTCCACTGCATCACCCAGCAGGTGCCCTCCCCGGTGCCCGTCGCCGCCTCCCGCTGA
- a CDS encoding TetR/AcrR family transcriptional regulator — protein MSDRRTEILRAATRVIARRGVRGLRVGELAAEAGVSTSLIYYHFTDRAGILRRTLEFISDRADRYTAEREPGEDRADPRAELSQVLLLELQDTPEVRENSTAWGELRASAVFDAELREDVAKATHTWVHEIADLLAHARPMGTAPAHAAAAERLTALLEGLSVRWLSGSLPLEHARRLLMDAIEVELDHR, from the coding sequence GTGTCAGACCGTCGAACGGAAATACTCAGGGCCGCCACGCGGGTGATCGCGCGCCGCGGTGTACGCGGACTGCGCGTGGGAGAGCTCGCGGCCGAAGCGGGGGTGTCCACCTCGCTGATCTACTACCACTTCACCGATCGCGCCGGAATCCTGCGCCGGACCCTGGAGTTCATCAGCGACCGCGCCGACCGCTACACCGCGGAACGCGAGCCCGGGGAGGACCGCGCGGACCCGAGGGCCGAACTGTCGCAGGTGCTGCTCCTGGAACTCCAGGACACCCCGGAGGTGCGGGAGAACAGCACCGCGTGGGGAGAACTCAGAGCCAGTGCCGTCTTCGACGCCGAACTGCGCGAGGACGTGGCCAAGGCCACGCACACCTGGGTGCACGAGATCGCCGACCTGCTCGCGCACGCCCGGCCCATGGGGACCGCCCCGGCGCACGCGGCCGCGGCCGAGCGTCTGACGGCCCTGCTGGAGGGTCTCAGCGTCCGCTGGCTCAGCGGCTCGCTGCCCCTGGAACACGCCCGGCGGCTCCTCATGGACGCCATCGAGGTGGAACTGGACCACCGCTGA